The proteins below are encoded in one region of Lactuca sativa cultivar Salinas chromosome 3, Lsat_Salinas_v11, whole genome shotgun sequence:
- the LOC111890488 gene encoding kirola — protein MGLSSKTIQIKIKSSCDVFLELWKTNPHQVPTLTPTTIQNCQTQEGEVGTVGSVLFWNYFHDGKDRVIKTLTQEFDEAKKSVTFKALEGDLLELYKTFVTHVHVDTDGSNNLVTWTVEYEKLC, from the exons atgggacTAAGTAGTAAAACGATTCAGATTAAGATCAAGtcaagttgtgatgtttttctCGAGTTATGGAAGACAAATCCCCACCAAGTTCCCACTTTGACACCAACTACCATCCAAAACTGTCAAACCCAAGAAGGTGAAGTTGGAACCGTTGGCTCCGTTCTCTTTTGGAACTATTTTCATG ATGGAAAAGACCGTGTTATAAAAACACTAACCCAGGAATTCGATGAGGCAAAAAAGTCAGTCACCTTCAAGGCTCTTGAAGGAGATCTGCTGGAATTATATAAGACCTTTGTTACGCATGTTCATGTAGATACCGATGGTTCAAACAACCTTGTCACATGGACTGTGGAGTATGAGAagttat